Proteins from one Mesoplodon densirostris isolate mMesDen1 chromosome 1, mMesDen1 primary haplotype, whole genome shotgun sequence genomic window:
- the LYAR gene encoding cell growth-regulating nucleolar protein produces MVFFTCNACGESVKKIQVEKHVALCRNCECLSCIDCGKDFWGDDYKNHVKCMSEDQKYGGKGYEGKTHKGDVKQQAWIQKINELIKRPNVSPKVRELLGQISGFDNVPRKRAKFQNWMKNSLKVHNESILEQVWNIFSEASSNEPVSKGQDQQPLEQAVKPCAENNAKVASSKANDSMEEPAEMKKNKRERKEERQKKRNKEKKELKLENHQENSKSQKPKKRKAGQEAEQEAAGEAVFEAAGSAGKKSQRKRSKAECTQDGAVDGGAEREGETKTSLGKRKQKHSEVEADSKKKKIKLPGHSEDGEPENHEAPAKGKFNWKGTIKAVLKQAPDNEITIKKLRKKVLAQYYAVTNEHHKSEEELLVIFNKKISKNPTLKLLKDKVKLLK; encoded by the exons atggtattttttacatGCAATGCATGTGGTGAATCAGTGAAGAAAATACAAGTAGAAAAGCATGTGGCTCTTTGCAGAAACTGTGAATGTCTTTCCTGCATTGACTGTGGTAAAGACTTCTG GGGTGACGACTATAAAAACCATGTGAAATGCATGAGCGAAGATCAGAAGTATGGTGGCAAAGGGTATGAAGGTAAAACCCACAAAGGTGATGTTAAACAGCAGGCATGGATTCAg aaaattaatgaattaataaaaagacCCAATGTCAGCCCCAAAGTGAGGGAACTTTTAGGGCAAATTAGTGGTTTTGACAACGTTCCCAGGAAAAGGGCGAAATTTCAG aATTGGATGAAGAACAGTTTAAAAGTTCATAATGAATCCATCCTGGAGCAggtgtggaatatcttttctgAAGCTTCCAGCAAT GAACCAGTCAGTAAGGGGCAAGATCAGCAGCCGCTGGAGCAAGCGGTCAAACCATGTGCAGAGAACAACGCCAAGGTCGCGTCCTCCAAAGCAAATGACAGCATGGAAGAGCCAGCAGAGATGAAGAAGaataagagagaaaggaaggaagaacggcagaagaagagaaacaaggaaaagaaagaactaaaatTAGAAAACCACCAAGAGAATTCAAAGAGTCAGAAGCCTAAGAAGCGCAAAGCAGGACAGGAGGCCGAGCAGGAGGCTGCAGGGGAGGCTGTCTTCGAGGCCGCCGGCTCTGCAGGGAAGAAGAGCCAGAGGAAGAGGAGCAAGGCTGAGTGCACCCAGGACGGGGCGGTGGATGGAGGCGCGGAGCGGGAAGGAGAGACAAAAACCAGTCtagggaaaagaaagcagaagcatTCGGAAG TTGAAGCAGATTCTAAGAAGAAAAAGATTAAGCTCCCGGGACATTCTGAGGACGGAGAACCGGAAAACCATGAGGCTCCTGCAAAAG GTAAATTCAACTGGAAGGGAACTATTAAAGCAGTTCTGAAACAGGCCCCAGACAACGAAATAACAATCAAAAAGCTAAGGAAAAAG GTTTTAGCTCAGTATTATGCAGTGACAAATGAACATCACAAATCTGAAGAGGAACTCCTGGTCATCTTTAACAAGAAAATCAGCAAGAACCCCACCTTGAAGTTATTAAAGGACAAGGTCAagcttttaaaatga